In the genome of Electrophorus electricus isolate fEleEle1 chromosome 26, fEleEle1.pri, whole genome shotgun sequence, one region contains:
- the lim2.2 gene encoding lens intrinsic membrane protein 2.2 isoform X1 codes for MLSTLLGGGTLCTMAALVLLVISTATDYWMQYRYSGNFANQGLWRFCINRKCHAHTLTVDFWDATRAFMLLSVLSTFVAALLGLGTFTSSTKSRRVRAGGVASLLAGEPRLQPHALGIGPGFLSLLALAVYTGATVHFFGKRYINWRFSWSYILGWMGVILALASGILQLCAYRRKMSELPPPSITSDS; via the exons ATGCTGTCCACTCTGTTGGGCGGGGGCACGCTGTGTACCATGGCTGCCCTCGTGCTCCTTGTCATCTCCACGGCCACCGACTATTGGATGCAGTATCGCTACTCCGGGAACTTCGCCAATCAGGGCCTCTGGAGGTTTTGCATCAATCGCAAGTGTCATGCCCACACGTTAACTGTGG ACTTCTGGGACGCCACGCGAGCCTTCATGCTGCTGTCCGTGCTGAGCACCTTCGTTGCCGCGCTTCTGGGCCTCGGCAccttcacctcctccaccaAGAGCCGGAGGGTTAGGGCGGGAGGCGTCGCCTCGCTGCTGGCTGGTGAGCCCCGACTCCAGCCGCACGCACTAGGCATAGGGCCAG GATTCCTTTCGTTGTTAGCCTTGGCAGTCTACACTGGGGCGACTGTCCACTTCTTTGGCAAGCGGTACATTAACTGGAGGTTCTCCTGGTCCTACATCCTGGGCTGGATGGGCGTCATCTTGGCCCTGGCTTCTG GTATCCTTCAGCTTTGCGCATACCGGAGGAAGATGTCTGAGCTTCCCCCACCCTCAATCACTTCAGACAGCTGA
- the lim2.2 gene encoding lens intrinsic membrane protein 2.2 isoform X2, producing the protein MLSTLLGGGTLCTMAALVLLVISTATDYWMQYRYSGNFANQGLWRFCINRKCHAHTLTVDFWDATRAFMLLSVLSTFVAALLGLGTFTSSTKSRRVRAGGVASLLAGFLSLLALAVYTGATVHFFGKRYINWRFSWSYILGWMGVILALASGILQLCAYRRKMSELPPPSITSDS; encoded by the exons ATGCTGTCCACTCTGTTGGGCGGGGGCACGCTGTGTACCATGGCTGCCCTCGTGCTCCTTGTCATCTCCACGGCCACCGACTATTGGATGCAGTATCGCTACTCCGGGAACTTCGCCAATCAGGGCCTCTGGAGGTTTTGCATCAATCGCAAGTGTCATGCCCACACGTTAACTGTGG ACTTCTGGGACGCCACGCGAGCCTTCATGCTGCTGTCCGTGCTGAGCACCTTCGTTGCCGCGCTTCTGGGCCTCGGCAccttcacctcctccaccaAGAGCCGGAGGGTTAGGGCGGGAGGCGTCGCCTCGCTGCTGGCTG GATTCCTTTCGTTGTTAGCCTTGGCAGTCTACACTGGGGCGACTGTCCACTTCTTTGGCAAGCGGTACATTAACTGGAGGTTCTCCTGGTCCTACATCCTGGGCTGGATGGGCGTCATCTTGGCCCTGGCTTCTG GTATCCTTCAGCTTTGCGCATACCGGAGGAAGATGTCTGAGCTTCCCCCACCCTCAATCACTTCAGACAGCTGA